A stretch of the Cucurbita pepo subsp. pepo cultivar mu-cu-16 chromosome LG16, ASM280686v2, whole genome shotgun sequence genome encodes the following:
- the LOC111777112 gene encoding uncharacterized protein LOC111777112 isoform X1, producing the protein MMRRFSSATFSLSSLYSSSSSSSLPFPPRVLLLSLSQFSTSSSSLRRHDEESRNVRVSVWWDFENCNIPAAVNVFKVAHLITAAVRANGIKGPVQITAFGDILQLSRANQEALSSTGISLTHIPKGGKNSADRSLLVDLMYWVSQNPPPAHLFLISGDRDFASILHRLRMNNYNVLLASPDTAPGVLCSAASIMWHWNTLIRGENLVGRHFNRPPDGPYGSWYGHYKVPLEDPYPVNEQPSSLRAEVSELSSDPKPRPIPKTVIRQLHNILKLHPKGILITELRSELGKSMDKDFYGYKKFYRFLLSVPHILKLQTNGDGQCIVCPVTPRPIEPLECSRGTSSDGNGGQDPNMRANLNNNDSSTESISESVLPSSERSAEDRQLKVKPSSEFGMSIGEGMEGESSRFPVSEPHAIEDSKQTSQFEAESSKNPSIGQLSESEMGFFRRIWRRLLSNNNYISENGSHNISEKCSTSDDTSKHKSCSGLLGMAKTVKPMSQDANCVHAVSNSPDHESAKLQKTAVVASEYDVKSSSNPGLLGSIRNWFKFWGKNTENGEVSERSCERNQLKNQSENHHLFSSNSFWQDIQSFMETPKGVQIISRSKTRSEIAENLLEGGPPVLKSLSISDLFDFLELLISDKKWVVECPSEANPFKLTLSVARKSSCTKQLHHANGLASIFMNKVSQCSLQGSAEHDSDSDKKNENIPQAGYYTTMTRRKFPERTRSEILGDCRKLVDEILRDHPEGYKMGAFRKLFLEKYGYHLNLQKLGYHKLASLLQIMPGVAVASTLIVPTSKAPKVSKLETALLSDPEKKTSHVVVTSGNDSSVLPRKDDDFESSWGELGPACTDWSNINEAESTLIRDTAEATEKRPMVDYEPVLPEDELTESDGESCPATHRSEEQAKQRTDEEESSLIQILDSWYSSEEDSRKDKSENSDERIDCSENSSKLSSLAAKSEATTESFARKQRHQKSYSFVSDTDEKDDVELIDGIFGTLKKSNESRIHN; encoded by the exons ATGATGAGGCGCTTCTCCTCTGCAACGTTCTCGCTTTCCTCTCtgtattcttcttcttcctcctcctcccttcCTTTTCCACCACGCGTTCTCCTTCTTAGCTTATCTCAATTCTCaacttcttcttcgtctttgAGGCGGCACGACGAAGAGTCTCGAAATGTGAGGGTTTCGGTCTGGTGGGACTTCGAGAATTGCAACATTCCCGCGGCTGTGAACGTCTTTAAGGTCGCCCATTTGATCACTGCCGCGGTAAGGGCCAATGGCATCAAAGGCCCTGTTCAGATTACTGCTTTCGGTGACATTTTACAGCTCTCCAGGGCCAACCAAGAGGCTCTCTCTTCTACTGGGATTAGCCTGACCCACATTCCAAAAG GTGGTAAGAACAGTGCTGATAGGTCTCTTCTTGTAGATCTTATGTACTGGGTTTCTCAAAATCCTCCACCAGCacatctttttctaatttctggCGACAGGGACTTTGCCAGCATTTTGCACCGCTTAAGAATGAATAATTACAATGTGTTGCTAGCAAGCCCTGACACTGCTCCTGGTGTTTTATGCAGTGCTGCAAGCATCATGTGGCATTGGAATACTTTGATTAGAGGGGAAAATCTAGTCGGAAGGCATTTTAATCGACCACCTGATGGTCCGTATGGTTCTTGGTATGGCCATTATAAGGTTCCTCTTGAAGACCCATATCCAGTTAATGAGCAACCGTCTTCTTTACGAGCCGAGGTTTCCGAGCTCAGTTCAGACCCTAAGCCTCGTCCCATTCCAAAGACAGTCATTAGGCAATTACACAACATTTTGAAGTTGCATCCCAAGGGAATCCTTATTACAGAACTTCGCTCCGAGTTGGGAAAGAGTATGGATAAGGACTTTTATGGTTACAAAAAGTTTTATCGCTTTCTTTTGTCAGTGCCACACATTTTAAAGCTTCAAACAAATGGTGATGGCCAATGTATTGTCTGTCCAGTCACTCCAAGGCCCATAGAACCATTAGAGTGCAGTAGAGGTACATCTAGTGATGGCAATGGAGGGCAGGATCCTAATATGAGagcaaatttaaataataatgattccTCAACGGAATCGATCAGTGAATCAGTCCTTCCATCCAGTGAACGAAGCGCCGAAGACAGACAATTGAAGGTGAAACCATCTTCTGAATTTGGTATGTCTATTGGTGAAGGTATGGAAGGGGAATCATCAAGATTCCCGGTTTCTGAGCCACATGCTATAGAAGATTCAAAGCAAACCAGTCAATTTGAAGCTGAGAGTAGTAAGAATCCTTCAATTGGACAGCTTTCGGAGTCCGAGATGGGATTTTTTAGAAGAATATGGAGAAGGCTTTTAAGCAATAATAACTATATTTCTGAAAATGGAAGCCATAATATTTCTGAAAAATGCTCTACATCAGATGATACTTCCAAGCATAAAAGTTGTAGTGGCCTCCTTGGGATGGCAAAAACTGTGAAGCCAATGAGTCAAGATGCTAATTGTGTGCATGCAGTTTCAAATTCACCTGATCATGAGTCTGCTAAGCTTCAGAAAACAGCCGTAGTTGCTAGTGAATATGATGTTAAATCTAGTTCTAATCCAGGATTACTTGGTAGTATTAGAAATTGGTTCAAGTTTTGGGGAAAGAATACTGAAAACGGCGAAGTCAGCGAGCGTTCTTGTGAACGTAACCAGTTAAAGAATCAATCTGAGAATCACCATCTTTTTTCCAGTAATTCTTTTTGGCAAGATATCCAATCCTTTATGGAAACACCTAAAGGAGTTCAGATTATTTCGCGGTCGAAAACCAG GTCGGAGATAGCTGAAAATCTGCTAGAGGGAGGGCCTCCGGTTCTTAAATCTTTAAGCATTAGTGATCTGTTCGACTTTTTGGAATTGTTAATATCAGATAAGAAATGGGTTGTGGAATGCCCGTCGGAAGCAAATCCTTTTAAGCTCACTCTCTCTGTTGCTAGGAAAAGCTCTTGCACGAAACAGTTGCATCATGCAAATGGGTTGGCATCAATCTTTATGAACAAAGTGTCACAGTGCAGCTTGCAGGGATCTGCAGAACATGATTCAGATTCtgataagaaaaatgaaaatattccTCAAGCTGGATATTATACAACTATGACTAGAAGAAAGTTTCCAGAGAGGACGAGAAGCGAGATATTAGGCGACTGTCGAAAGCTCGTGGATGAGATCTTGAGGGATCACCCCGAAGGATATAAGATGGGGGCTTTCAGAAAACTGTTTCTTGAGAAGTATGGGTATCATCTTAACTTGCAGAAGCTTGGTTACCATAAGTTGGCGTCCTTGCTACAGATAATGCCTGGAGTGGCAGTAGCATCCACATTGATAGTTCCCACCAGTAAGGCCCCAAAAGTTTCGAAGTTGGAAACCGCTCTTCTCAGCGATCCTGAGAAAAAGACGTCCCATGTCGTAGTAACCTCGGGTAATGACTCATCTGTCCTGCCTAGAAAGGATGACGATTTTGAGTCCTCCTGGGGAGAATTGGGTCCAGCCTGCACAGATTGGAGCAACATAAATGAAGCAGAATCGACATTGATTCGTGACACAGCCGAAGCGACAGAGAAAAGACCAATGGTTGATTATGAACCTGTCCTTCCAGAGGATGAATTAACAGAATCTGATGGAGAATCTTGTCCTGCTACACACAGATCAGAAGAGCAAGCCAAGCAACGAACAGACGAGGAAGAAAGCTCATTAATACAGATCCTCGATTCATGGTATAGCAGCGAAGAAGACAGTAGGAAAGACAAGTCGGAAAATAGCGATGAGAGGATCGATTGTTCTGAAAATAGTTCGAAGCTTTCTAGTTTAGCTGCCAAAAGTGAAGCAACTACAGAGAGCTTTGCTAGAAAGCAAAGACATCAAAAGAGctattcttttgtttcagACACGGATGAAAAGGACGATGTAGAGCTGATTGATGGGATTTTTGGCACGTTAAAGAAATCGAACGAGTCACGGATCCATAATTGA
- the LOC111777112 gene encoding uncharacterized protein LOC111777112 isoform X2, with amino-acid sequence MWHWNTLIRGENLVGRHFNRPPDGPYGSWYGHYKVPLEDPYPVNEQPSSLRAEVSELSSDPKPRPIPKTVIRQLHNILKLHPKGILITELRSELGKSMDKDFYGYKKFYRFLLSVPHILKLQTNGDGQCIVCPVTPRPIEPLECSRGTSSDGNGGQDPNMRANLNNNDSSTESISESVLPSSERSAEDRQLKVKPSSEFGMSIGEGMEGESSRFPVSEPHAIEDSKQTSQFEAESSKNPSIGQLSESEMGFFRRIWRRLLSNNNYISENGSHNISEKCSTSDDTSKHKSCSGLLGMAKTVKPMSQDANCVHAVSNSPDHESAKLQKTAVVASEYDVKSSSNPGLLGSIRNWFKFWGKNTENGEVSERSCERNQLKNQSENHHLFSSNSFWQDIQSFMETPKGVQIISRSKTRSEIAENLLEGGPPVLKSLSISDLFDFLELLISDKKWVVECPSEANPFKLTLSVARKSSCTKQLHHANGLASIFMNKVSQCSLQGSAEHDSDSDKKNENIPQAGYYTTMTRRKFPERTRSEILGDCRKLVDEILRDHPEGYKMGAFRKLFLEKYGYHLNLQKLGYHKLASLLQIMPGVAVASTLIVPTSKAPKVSKLETALLSDPEKKTSHVVVTSGNDSSVLPRKDDDFESSWGELGPACTDWSNINEAESTLIRDTAEATEKRPMVDYEPVLPEDELTESDGESCPATHRSEEQAKQRTDEEESSLIQILDSWYSSEEDSRKDKSENSDERIDCSENSSKLSSLAAKSEATTESFARKQRHQKSYSFVSDTDEKDDVELIDGIFGTLKKSNESRIHN; translated from the exons ATGTGGCATTGGAATACTTTGATTAGAGGGGAAAATCTAGTCGGAAGGCATTTTAATCGACCACCTGATGGTCCGTATGGTTCTTGGTATGGCCATTATAAGGTTCCTCTTGAAGACCCATATCCAGTTAATGAGCAACCGTCTTCTTTACGAGCCGAGGTTTCCGAGCTCAGTTCAGACCCTAAGCCTCGTCCCATTCCAAAGACAGTCATTAGGCAATTACACAACATTTTGAAGTTGCATCCCAAGGGAATCCTTATTACAGAACTTCGCTCCGAGTTGGGAAAGAGTATGGATAAGGACTTTTATGGTTACAAAAAGTTTTATCGCTTTCTTTTGTCAGTGCCACACATTTTAAAGCTTCAAACAAATGGTGATGGCCAATGTATTGTCTGTCCAGTCACTCCAAGGCCCATAGAACCATTAGAGTGCAGTAGAGGTACATCTAGTGATGGCAATGGAGGGCAGGATCCTAATATGAGagcaaatttaaataataatgattccTCAACGGAATCGATCAGTGAATCAGTCCTTCCATCCAGTGAACGAAGCGCCGAAGACAGACAATTGAAGGTGAAACCATCTTCTGAATTTGGTATGTCTATTGGTGAAGGTATGGAAGGGGAATCATCAAGATTCCCGGTTTCTGAGCCACATGCTATAGAAGATTCAAAGCAAACCAGTCAATTTGAAGCTGAGAGTAGTAAGAATCCTTCAATTGGACAGCTTTCGGAGTCCGAGATGGGATTTTTTAGAAGAATATGGAGAAGGCTTTTAAGCAATAATAACTATATTTCTGAAAATGGAAGCCATAATATTTCTGAAAAATGCTCTACATCAGATGATACTTCCAAGCATAAAAGTTGTAGTGGCCTCCTTGGGATGGCAAAAACTGTGAAGCCAATGAGTCAAGATGCTAATTGTGTGCATGCAGTTTCAAATTCACCTGATCATGAGTCTGCTAAGCTTCAGAAAACAGCCGTAGTTGCTAGTGAATATGATGTTAAATCTAGTTCTAATCCAGGATTACTTGGTAGTATTAGAAATTGGTTCAAGTTTTGGGGAAAGAATACTGAAAACGGCGAAGTCAGCGAGCGTTCTTGTGAACGTAACCAGTTAAAGAATCAATCTGAGAATCACCATCTTTTTTCCAGTAATTCTTTTTGGCAAGATATCCAATCCTTTATGGAAACACCTAAAGGAGTTCAGATTATTTCGCGGTCGAAAACCAG GTCGGAGATAGCTGAAAATCTGCTAGAGGGAGGGCCTCCGGTTCTTAAATCTTTAAGCATTAGTGATCTGTTCGACTTTTTGGAATTGTTAATATCAGATAAGAAATGGGTTGTGGAATGCCCGTCGGAAGCAAATCCTTTTAAGCTCACTCTCTCTGTTGCTAGGAAAAGCTCTTGCACGAAACAGTTGCATCATGCAAATGGGTTGGCATCAATCTTTATGAACAAAGTGTCACAGTGCAGCTTGCAGGGATCTGCAGAACATGATTCAGATTCtgataagaaaaatgaaaatattccTCAAGCTGGATATTATACAACTATGACTAGAAGAAAGTTTCCAGAGAGGACGAGAAGCGAGATATTAGGCGACTGTCGAAAGCTCGTGGATGAGATCTTGAGGGATCACCCCGAAGGATATAAGATGGGGGCTTTCAGAAAACTGTTTCTTGAGAAGTATGGGTATCATCTTAACTTGCAGAAGCTTGGTTACCATAAGTTGGCGTCCTTGCTACAGATAATGCCTGGAGTGGCAGTAGCATCCACATTGATAGTTCCCACCAGTAAGGCCCCAAAAGTTTCGAAGTTGGAAACCGCTCTTCTCAGCGATCCTGAGAAAAAGACGTCCCATGTCGTAGTAACCTCGGGTAATGACTCATCTGTCCTGCCTAGAAAGGATGACGATTTTGAGTCCTCCTGGGGAGAATTGGGTCCAGCCTGCACAGATTGGAGCAACATAAATGAAGCAGAATCGACATTGATTCGTGACACAGCCGAAGCGACAGAGAAAAGACCAATGGTTGATTATGAACCTGTCCTTCCAGAGGATGAATTAACAGAATCTGATGGAGAATCTTGTCCTGCTACACACAGATCAGAAGAGCAAGCCAAGCAACGAACAGACGAGGAAGAAAGCTCATTAATACAGATCCTCGATTCATGGTATAGCAGCGAAGAAGACAGTAGGAAAGACAAGTCGGAAAATAGCGATGAGAGGATCGATTGTTCTGAAAATAGTTCGAAGCTTTCTAGTTTAGCTGCCAAAAGTGAAGCAACTACAGAGAGCTTTGCTAGAAAGCAAAGACATCAAAAGAGctattcttttgtttcagACACGGATGAAAAGGACGATGTAGAGCTGATTGATGGGATTTTTGGCACGTTAAAGAAATCGAACGAGTCACGGATCCATAATTGA